CCTAGTGTGTAACAAGTTCAAATGAACTGCACCTTCGTTTTGACTCTAAATCATCATCCTCAACAGCATCATCTCCAGGGTAAGGTCTCCCTCCTCCggcatcattgtcatcatcactAGCTGAGCCTGGAACAGGCTCAATCATACCAGCTGTATGTACTGCATTACCAAGAATGCTAAGAACATTTGAAGATTTGTCTGCATATAAAAACATAACATTTAAAAATCGCATAAAAGAACACAACAAAAACATTCATCCATATCACACGACTTTTCCTTCGGTGTATGGACTGGCAAAAATATACCAGCAGTGATGTACTGGAGTGCAAATACAGCTCAGAAAActcttatcaaattttgttttgtatgttacaaaaaaaaatgattggcAGGTTAAAATGGCCCGTGGAATTCAACtaagttgagaaaaaaaaccacCCAAACGCAGTGCACAGCCAGGCTGCACTCAACCTCATGCAGGGGAGTTTTTTGGTGCAAAACCTGGGTTCGAGCTTAGGTCGGTGACTCGGCGTCCCCACTATTGGAGGCTCTACCACCACGCTATACGTTCATTCGCTGTTTTATATGTCAaatcattcatttttttaagaatcTAAAGGAATATGAATCATAATTCTGCAAGAAATTCTTGAGAAGCAATAAGAAGTTCAGAGATGACATAAATAGCAAGagaattcacaaaaaaaagggggggaatCAGATCCAAGAAGCAGGAGGTCAAGCTGCCAAACCAGAGGGATCCAGCATCAGTTTTTAAAACAAAGGATAAAACCCTCACCATCAGTAGTTGCCACACCATCATATCTTTCTTCACCCTGGATTGGAGGAACTGCACCGGCAGACAGCCTCCTATTGGGTTGGGGCTTAGGGTGATTGTGACGCCCTTTATAAACCACTTCAGTAATCTGACCATCAAGCGAACGCTCCAATAGCTTTTTTACATCACAGTTAGGATGTGTGCACTTGTAATAGCTTCTCGGGTTCTCACTTCCCTTAACATGCTTTTGCCCATATTTGCGCCAGTTATAACCATCCTCTGCAGACTTTTCAGCCACACTTTCAGGCTGTGACTCCTGCATAGCATTTCCAGAGCTATTCATCTGATGCAACTCAGATGTACCAACTTCAGCAGGTGAGCTGTCAGTTAAACCAACCATTCCAACCAGTTGGCTCGGGGCACTTGAAATATTGACTGCGAGAGTTGACTCACGAGAACATAGAGGTATATTGTCGATCATCATATCGTCAGATGACAGGGCAGTATTCAGGCTTTCATTTTTCATAGAAGTTTCATGCTTTTTGGGATCATTGATAGCAGAAGCCTACAGTACAAGACACGAGTACAGCAAAAGGTTATACAATGCAAAACTAAGTACAAGAGAAAACAAGGTGTAGGGAAAAAAAGGTAACAAGGGCACAAGGCATAGATGGATCACACAAAATATGTAATGAAGTTTGTTTTCCAAAAAAGAATCCACCATTACAAGATACTTGTCTGTACTTGTGAGAACTAAAGAAGAATGTGGAATTCGGTTAACAACAAAATGCAGAAGGACCTGATTTCATGAACATATTTTTATGTTAACATTAATTATTCTAAAGCTACAGAACTCATTAGATTGGTCCATTCAATTACTTGTATTCTGACCTCAAATTTTCACATACTTCTATAAATTTGCAGCCAGACTAGCACCACTCAAGTCTCACCTAGCAAGGAAATATTGTGTCTGTTATACCCTATTCTCATGATCTCACCAAAGATCtcatttctcctttcacaattAATAGCTTGTATTTATGTTGCAAGACCCTGCTATAATCAAATCACACAATAAAGTCGGTGTGATCATTTATTAGACTTGAAGATGTAACCAGATCCATCCCAATTTTGGCACTGAAATTTCAAGACACCGAACCATGGACTAGAAATAACACAGCctacaataataataaaacgAATTTATTGTACTCCTGGTGAGGTTTGCGATTCACGTGAGAATATTTTGAATTAAACATAGGAAAACTTAAATATCAAAAGCTGGAACCTCAGATAGATTTACCAAGTAAAATGCAATATAGATCCAATAAATAGCATACCGTAAGGTAACAACTTTAGATCATGGAAAGGAAGTTAGCATAAGCACATTAGAACTTTACACTCCTTTTATGTACATCCCCAATATAAATTCCACTGTTTTGGCGGGACCATTTGTAAACAACaaatgttattattttctatggaaaTTTTTTCAAACTCTCAAATACAGTATACACAAATGAAGAATTACACGATACCAGGTAATCACTCAAAGAAAGGATCCATACCGTCGATTGAGAGGATGAATTCAGATGAGGCTTGAATTCAAAATCTCGAGAGCCACCATCTTCATGGGTGCTACCAGATGTTTTATCCCTAGGCGAAGGAAGTATGTCTGGATTTGCACTCTTGTTCATAATTGCAGCCATGCTCAGAGTACCAGTTGTCGGAGAGGGTTCAACCTAAACAGGGAAATTTTGATAATTAGTTTGCAAGCAAGGTAAGCATAATCTCTATAATTTTTTGAACATTCAACAATGCGCAACAGTATTACAGTGTACATGTTGAACAGTAACTTGCAGAaagtatttatgtcatgcttagtACAATACTTATGCCTCTAGTATGAAAAATTATCCAGAAACACTTGTCAACTAAATGTTACCTTCATAAATTCTTCATTTAATTAAAACCTGTTTGCCAAGCATCCCTATGTTTTGGAAAAGGAAACATCAAGAAGGTCGGCAAAGTAACGAAGGAACCAAGAGAAAGCAAGTGATATGAAGCTGCAAACAAGCACTCTATGCTCAGCAAGTAAATTCCAATTTGTGGGTTTTCACCGAGAAGAATCAGAACCGCCAATACAACACCTAAGGCCAGACCCAGCACTCGATATCAGTGAAGCAATCATTTCTAAACCAAGCCTATAAACTAACTCTCTTGCAGTGCTTGGTGCTTCCCTTACGAAACAGCAGCATTCCTTAGCATGCACACCACCAGCACAATAGCAGCCAAAGCCAAGGGGGCGTTTCCTTATGTAAGGCCCTTTGAGGCCGCAACAAGAAAAATGCCACATGATGATTTGTTCCCCCGAGCCACCAAGTGTGTGCAGCACAGAATAATTCCCCCGAAACGCACAAACAACAGCTCCCACCTCACTCCACAGAAAATTGACGGCGCAGGGGCGCCCCAAAAGGAGAAACAGAGCAAAAACAACTATATCCGCGCGAACCCCGCCAAAAGTCAGTTCCAGAAACCGCAAGGCACCACCAGAAATGCGAAAGCGCGCAGCAAAAGCGCATTATTCCGACGCCACGAGCCAATTCCGCGGTGCAAATGTCTCATAAACTAGAAGCATAAAGCTAATGCGCGCATCGGAATCCCTCCTTTCCCCCCCGACACAGATTAATCCCCCGGCACGATGCGGGCGCCGAAGAAATTCGTAGATCCCGCAGTAACTAGGCGCGAGGAGATGGGTGGGTGATAGCTACGCTACACGCGCGGCCGAGGTACACAGCTCACCTTGAAGTTGGTGAGGAGGACGGGGGACTCGAGGAGAGCCGAGGGGCTGAAGCCCGCGGGGATGGTGAGGCAGGGCTCCCGCGAGATCGGCAGCCGCGCGGGGGACATCGCCTTGTACCTCgcccccgcgcccgccgcgcccgcggcgAGCGCCGCGACGCGCCGATCCACCGGGGGCTGCTTCTCCGGCGACCCGCCGACGCCCGCGGGGTGGTCACCGGAGCTAGGGTTTGGCGAATCGGCCATTGCTGCGGTTGCGCTGCGCTGCGTGGGAAGCTGTCTCGTGAGAGTGAAGAGGAAGGAgggtgaggtggtggtggttttgGAGGCGATGGTGCggggtggggaggggaggggcagtTTGGGGAAAGTGGGGTCGTCCTGTAGCCAAGGTAGCGTGGGCTGGGAGGCTGCGGTTCGTGTTGACTTAATTAATTGCGGCCCCTGAAATTACTCTTCCACCCCTGCAATGTGAGCGTAATTACGGGGGTGGGAGGGGTAGTACGCGAGTTGGAACAAGGGGAAGCGAAGCAAGCGTGGTGTGATGTGAGCAACCGGGGCACGAAACCGGTGGTGGGATCCGGGGGCAGGGAGTGACGACAGCGACCCGGGCTGGCTGCGGTGCCTGGCGGTTTCGGGGCACCGAGTGGTTTGGCTTCATGCGTCACTGGAGTGTGGGCCCCCACGTGGTGGTGGTCCCAGCTGTCAGTGAGGTGTTTGCGTTGTTTGTGTAGGGGGTGGTGGGTGTGGCTGGGAAATATGGTGAAACAAGATAAATGTGGTGGGTTTTTAATTCGGCGTGGGATGCCTGTCAGAGTACCCCATGATCTCCTTGAAATTGAATGAGAACCTGAGGAGTGGTGAATCTAAATTGAATGCAAGAGGCCATATTGCGAATGTTTTTTACTTTCTACATGCGGTTAAATTTGTTTCGTCATATAGAAGGGAAATATTTGAATGCTGGTGCCTAATACTCCCTGTCATAGATATTTTGTCATTTATGATAAgattttattcatattttaaaattacgACCATAGTTTAGTgtaagaataaaagaaatagtatATATGGCTTCCATTTTTTAGAGGGGCGTGATTTATATCTATAGTGGGATATGTGTATGTGCCTTCCATGCAATTGAACAATTTTAGACGTCTCTCATTTGTAAAGATGTCGTGTCATTTGAAGAGATTTAGGTCCTGTTTGATTCAgtttatgattattataatctggattgtTAGAAGTAAATTGAAACAAACaaatagcttattatgatagattattataa
The window above is part of the Oryza sativa Japonica Group chromosome 7, ASM3414082v1 genome. Proteins encoded here:
- the LOC4343736 gene encoding WRKY transcription factor SUSIBA2 isoform 1 (isoform 1 is encoded by transcript variant 1), whose translation is MADSPNPSSGDHPAGVGGSPEKQPPVDRRVAALAAGAAGAGARYKAMSPARLPISREPCLTIPAGFSPSALLESPVLLTNFKVEPSPTTGTLSMAAIMNKSANPDILPSPRDKTSGSTHEDGGSRDFEFKPHLNSSSQSTASAINDPKKHETSMKNESLNTALSSDDMMIDNIPLCSRESTLAVNISSAPSQLVGMVGLTDSSPAEVGTSELHQMNSSGNAMQESQPESVAEKSAEDGYNWRKYGQKHVKGSENPRSYYKCTHPNCDVKKLLERSLDGQITEVVYKGRHNHPKPQPNRRLSAGAVPPIQGEERYDGVATTDDKSSNVLSILGNAVHTAGMIEPVPGSASDDDNDAGGGRPYPGDDAVEDDDLESKRRKMESAAIDAALMGKPNREPRVVVQTVSEVDILDDGYRWRKYGQKVVKGNPNPRSYYKCTNTGCPVRKHVERASHDPKSVITTYEGKHNHEVPASRNASHEMSTPPMKPVVHPINSNMQGLGGMMRACEPRTFPNQYSQAAESDTISLDLGVGISPNHSDATNQLQSSVSDQMQYQMQPMGSVYSNMGLPAMAMPTMAGNAASNIYGSREEKPSEGFTFKATPMDHSANLCYSTAGNLVMGP
- the LOC4343736 gene encoding WRKY transcription factor SUSIBA2 isoform 2 (isoform 2 is encoded by transcript variant 2); translation: MADSPNPSSGDHPAGVGGSPEKQPPVDRRVAALAAGAAGAGARYKAMSPARLPISREPCLTIPAGFSPSALLESPVLLTNFKVEPSPTTGTLSMAAIMNKSANPDILPSPRDKTSGSTHEDGGSRDFEFKPHLNSSSQSTASAINDPKKHETSMKNESLNTALSSDDMMIDNIPLCSRESTLAVNISSAPSQLVGMVGLTDSSPAEVGTSELHQMNSSGNAMQESQPESVAEKSAEDGYNWRKYGQKHVKGSENPRSYYKCTHPNCDVKKLLERSLDGQITEVVYKGRHNHPKPQPNRRLSAGAVPPIQGEERYDGVATTDVHTAGMIEPVPGSASDDDNDAGGGRPYPGDDAVEDDDLESKRRKMESAAIDAALMGKPNREPRVVVQTVSEVDILDDGYRWRKYGQKVVKGNPNPRSYYKCTNTGCPVRKHVERASHDPKSVITTYEGKHNHEVPASRNASHEMSTPPMKPVVHPINSNMQGLGGMMRACEPRTFPNQYSQAAESDTISLDLGVGISPNHSDATNQLQSSVSDQMQYQMQPMGSVYSNMGLPAMAMPTMAGNAASNIYGSREEKPSEGFTFKATPMDHSANLCYSTAGNLVMGP